The following proteins are co-located in the Neodiprion virginianus isolate iyNeoVirg1 chromosome 6, iyNeoVirg1.1, whole genome shotgun sequence genome:
- the LOC124307705 gene encoding transcription factor SPT20 homolog isoform X5 gives MLVVKLSSETGHTFDKNTLLSETQLMGYEQGELLSSIDNGQLPAILAEQLEGSHSHLFYDGCIIAEVRDYRKAFPHAKPEVHHVLLKPTTQSVLSDVSTLTSDGDWSHEERLVLESHLVAATQGPLCLDPSPAPSLATTRIRQSKALITDHQLMRQAKKFSQVTVNRKRKLEQLAQPEGLTIQDLMQKLRTKRGLSTTTACPSPSLINPPLLPPSTPIDVLRYAKAYERPRETRDCLPQLIEEYILETERGQGRIYHIKLSILQRPSNSEYLGELYVDRDHREGEKNGSACRFSLGTRAQANHYIQQFTEIFTEEGRKNVRIKHVVPGQPPRVTCTPGMQRAHQQAQAQAAQIVAQQLQQAQSQHVAQQILTRAQGQLNTLTSQVASMKTASDASSSCQANLASLDLSVVPSTAEATTSNSIPAMSNGMLHNTATVQVDASPMPGADVNSCNGSGILVFQQKPAPCVNNISATNVPVLQAQLQAGTQGNIRETSSQSQGETSFKKHSTNPAISALVTSLMNSAQQFQQQAAANAAAAAMNNSAQASTKSNNTAILSLLNSSPANLTQQKTQPRRISLNATIPPRVIGHGNVITVPNTTGQIAKPVTFQVRVSFAPALTGQLAGKQAVRLARVQDPASTLGLSMPGLSALLAGTPSADNPIPGINTTSSLLERLTASSSQSSQPSSPMTSPPATNVNLQGVNLTSLPNSINGLQNVQVSFPGLSQPITMSLNVSAATGSVTPSGVIVSVPISSGTNTCTTVSSMVSATVVTTAVSGSSPTVVIANPANTHLSLPIAQIIPSGVKGLSQQNMHSTNSVTLSQGGPAIQLVGSQRQRLNQIARHVQPNQAKPTIMPSQLVTVAKPVPANHLILSGNKQVLTPIGGSKPVLMATQAPSSARVVSANKQTLLTKSLHTRLSTGSTNLQSQSLGITGLSQQQLQRTLVKPVQLQQLQCLAAQHKAVVVAGNSPNRTQLQQQRNKSTPGEDSL, from the exons ATGCTTGTCGTCAAGCTCAG CAGTGAAACAGGACATACATTCGATAAAAACACATTATTATCTGAGACTCAGTTAATGGGGTATGAGCAAGGGGAACTATTATCCTCAATAGACAATGGACAATTGCCTGCGATCCTAGCTGAACAATTAGAAGGAAGTCATTCGCATTTATTTTACGATGGATGTATTATTGCCGAAGTACGAGATTACCGTAAAGCCTTTCCTCACGCCAAGCCTGAAGTACATCATGTTCTTCTCAAGCCTACAACACAA AGTGTACTCTCGGATGTCTCGACACTAACAAGCGATGGAGATTGGAGCCATGAAGAACGACTCGTCTTGGAGTCTCATCTGGTGGCTGCTACACAGGGACCGCTTTGCCTGGATCCCAGTCCAGCGCCTAGTTTGGCAACTACTCGGATACGTCAGTCGAAGGCCCTAATTACTGATCATCAGTTAATGCGGCAGGctaaaaagttttctcag GTTACAGTAAATCGAAAGAGAAAATTAGAACAGCTTGCACAGCCTGAGGGCTTGACAATTCAAGACTTGATGCAGAAATTACGTACAAAAAGGGGACTATCAACAACCACTGCCTGCCCGTCACCGTCTCTTATTAATCCTCCACTTCTTCCACCGAGCACACCGATTGATGTTCTAAG GTATGCGAAGGCGTACGAGCGACCACGGGAAACACGAGACTGTCTACCACAACTTATAGAAGAATATATATTAGAGACTGAAAGGGGCCAAGGTCGAATATATCATATAAAGCTTTCGATTCTACAGAGACCTTCGAATTCTGAGTACCTTGGTGAGCTTTATGTAGATCGAGATCAtcgagaaggagaaaaaaatggatcgGCTTGTCG GTTCAGTCTTGGTACTAGAGCACAGGCAAATCATTATATACAGCAATTTACGGAAATATTTACAGAGGAAGGTAGGAAAAATGTGCGAATAAAACATGTTGTACCAGGGCAGCCCCCTCGTGTTACCTGTACTCCTGGAATGCAGCGTGCGCATCAACAG GCACAAGCACAAGCAGCTCAGATTGTAGCCCAGCAACTGCAACAAGCCCAATCGCAGCACGTCGCCCAGCAG ATCCTTACAAGAGCTCAAGGACAATTGAATACGTTAACAAGCCAAGTAGCTTCCATGAAAACTGCATCGGATGCATCGAGTTCCTGTCAAGCTAATTTGGCAAGCTTGGATCTATCGGTTGTTCCATCTACGGCAGAAGCAACAACATCTAATTCAATTCCAGCGATGAGTAACGGCATGCTACATAATACAGCTACTGTTCAAGTAGATGCTTCACCGATGCCGGGAGCCGACGTTAATTCCTGTAACGGTTCAGGAATCTTAGTGTTTCAGCAAAAGCCTGCCCCTTGTGTAAACAATATATCAGCTACGAATGTTCCTGTTCTG CAAGCCCAACTGCAAGCTGGTACCCAGGGTAACATTAGAGAGACTTCGAGTCAGAGTCAGGGAGAGACATCTTTCAAAAAGCACTCTACGAATCCTGCAATAAGTGCTCTTGTTACTTCTCTCATGAATTCAGCACAACAATTTCAGCAGCAAGCTGCAG CTAATGCAGCTGCTGCAGCCATGAACAATAGCGCGCAGGCTAGTACAAAATCGAATAACACTGCTATTCTTAGCTTACTGAACAGCAGTCCTGCCAATTTAACTCAGCAGAAGACTCAACCTCGAAGGATCTCCTTAAATGCTACTATACCACCTAGGGTGATCGGGCATGGCAATGTGATCACCGTTCCTAATACTACAGGCCAG ATAGCAAAACCTGTTACATTCCAGGTGAGGGTAAGTTTTGCCCCTGCTTTGACGGGGCAGCTAGCAGGAAAACAGGCTGTGCGATTGGCTAGGGTACAAGATCCTGCTTCCACGCTCGGACTTTCAATGCCCGGATTGTCTGCTTTGCTCGCTG GTACACCTTCGGCTGACAACCCGATTCCTGGAATTAATACAACTTCCTCTTTATTGGAGAGGCTAACAGCCTCCTCGAGTCAAAGTAGCCAACCATCTAGCCCTATGACTAGTCCACCAGCAACGAATGTGAATTTACAGGGAGTCAATCTCACTAGTCTACCCAATTCAATAAATGGTCTACAAAATGTTCAG GTCTCTTTTCCTGGCTTATCTCAACCAATAACGATGTCACTCAATGTTTCGGCAGCTACAGGATCAGTTACCCCGAGTGGAGTAATCGTATCTGTTCCAATATCATCTGGTACCAATACGTGCACGACTGTTTCCAGT ATGGTATCTGCAACTGTTGTAACTACTGCAGTGTCTGGGAGTAGTCCGACAGTAGTAATTGCTAACCCTGCCAATACTCATTTGTCATTACCAATTG CTCAAATCATACCATCAGGAGTAAAAGGCTTATCACAACAAAACATGCATAGTACTAATTCAGTTACTCTTTCACAg GGAGGACCGGCGATACAGCTTGTTGGATCTCAGAGGCAGCGGCTTAATCAAATCGCCCGTCACGTACAGCCAAATCAAGCTAAACCAACTATTATGCCGAGCCAGTTAGTAACTGTTGCAAAACCTGTACCAGCAAATCATCTGATTTTGTCTGGTAATAAACAGGTGTTAACTCCAATTGGAG GTAGCAAACCAGTGCTGATGGCGACTCAAGCTCCATCTTCCGCTAGGGTAGTATCTGCAAATAAGCAAACGTTGCTTACAAAGTCTTTGCACACACGACTATCTACAGGATCCACCAACCTGCAGTCTCAGAGCCTTGGCATTACAGGCTTATCGCAGCAACAG TTGCAGAGGACCCTTGTGAAGCCGGTCCAGCTGCAACAATTACAATGTTTAGCTGCTCAACATAAGGCAGTTGTAGTAGCTGGAAACTCGCCAAATAGGACGCAATTGCAACAACAGCGAAATAAATCTACTCCCGGGGAAGACTCTCTCTGA
- the LOC124307705 gene encoding transcription factor SPT20 homolog isoform X2, translating into MIGTVSSLEDACRQAQDMIDQVPGCWKEFQTQNCLNSPLNPIQCGNKKEQNHSKRSIQSKLTRLYFEELSKVPHATPDSVLNNLENECDLLGRLVQREGLHTLIVNLYAGNKGYSLGIRNSETGHTFDKNTLLSETQLMGYEQGELLSSIDNGQLPAILAEQLEGSHSHLFYDGCIIAEVRDYRKAFPHAKPEVHHVLLKPTTQSVLSDVSTLTSDGDWSHEERLVLESHLVAATQGPLCLDPSPAPSLATTRIRQSKALITDHQLMRQAKKFSQVTVNRKRKLEQLAQPEGLTIQDLMQKLRTKRGLSTTTACPSPSLINPPLLPPSTPIDVLRYAKAYERPRETRDCLPQLIEEYILETERGQGRIYHIKLSILQRPSNSEYLGELYVDRDHREGEKNGSACRFSLGTRAQANHYIQQFTEIFTEEGRKNVRIKHVVPGQPPRVTCTPGMQRAHQQAQAQAAQIVAQQLQQAQSQHVAQQILTRAQGQLNTLTSQVASMKTASDASSSCQANLASLDLSVVPSTAEATTSNSIPAMSNGMLHNTATVQVDASPMPGADVNSCNGSGILVFQQKPAPCVNNISATNVPVLQAQLQAGTQGNIRETSSQSQGETSFKKHSTNPAISALVTSLMNSAQQFQQQAAANAAAAAMNNSAQASTKSNNTAILSLLNSSPANLTQQKTQPRRISLNATIPPRVIGHGNVITVPNTTGQIAKPVTFQVRVSFAPALTGQLAGKQAVRLARVQDPASTLGLSMPGLSALLAGTPSADNPIPGINTTSSLLERLTASSSQSSQPSSPMTSPPATNVNLQGVNLTSLPNSINGLQNVQVSFPGLSQPITMSLNVSAATGSVTPSGVIVSVPISSGTNTCTTVSSMVSATVVTTAVSGSSPTVVIANPANTHLSLPIAQIIPSGVKGLSQQNMHSTNSVTLSQGGPAIQLVGSQRQRLNQIARHVQPNQAKPTIMPSQLVTVAKPVPANHLILSGNKQVLTPIGGSKPVLMATQAPSSARVVSANKQTLLTKSLHTRLSTGSTNLQSQSLGITGLSQQQLQRTLVKPVQLQQLQCLAAQHKAVVVAGNSPNRTQLQQQRNKSTPGEDSL; encoded by the exons ATGATTGGCACAGTGTCCAGTTTGGAAGATGCTTGTCGTCAAGCTCAG GATATGATTGACCAAGTGCCTGGGTGCTGGAAAGAGTTTCAGACTCAGAATTGTCTAAATTCACCCTTAAATCCAATTCAATGTGGCAATAAAAAGGAACAAAATCACTCTAAGCGTAGCATTCAGTCAAAATTGACAAGACTATATTTTGAGGAGTTGTCAAAAGTTCCACACGCAACACCTGACTCTGTTCTG AACAATCTCGAAAATGAGTGCGACCTTCTGGGTAGATTGGTACAAAGAGAAGGCCTCCATACGTTAATTGTAAATCTCTATGCTGGCAATAAAGGATACTCATTAGGGATAAGAAACAG TGAAACAGGACATACATTCGATAAAAACACATTATTATCTGAGACTCAGTTAATGGGGTATGAGCAAGGGGAACTATTATCCTCAATAGACAATGGACAATTGCCTGCGATCCTAGCTGAACAATTAGAAGGAAGTCATTCGCATTTATTTTACGATGGATGTATTATTGCCGAAGTACGAGATTACCGTAAAGCCTTTCCTCACGCCAAGCCTGAAGTACATCATGTTCTTCTCAAGCCTACAACACAA AGTGTACTCTCGGATGTCTCGACACTAACAAGCGATGGAGATTGGAGCCATGAAGAACGACTCGTCTTGGAGTCTCATCTGGTGGCTGCTACACAGGGACCGCTTTGCCTGGATCCCAGTCCAGCGCCTAGTTTGGCAACTACTCGGATACGTCAGTCGAAGGCCCTAATTACTGATCATCAGTTAATGCGGCAGGctaaaaagttttctcag GTTACAGTAAATCGAAAGAGAAAATTAGAACAGCTTGCACAGCCTGAGGGCTTGACAATTCAAGACTTGATGCAGAAATTACGTACAAAAAGGGGACTATCAACAACCACTGCCTGCCCGTCACCGTCTCTTATTAATCCTCCACTTCTTCCACCGAGCACACCGATTGATGTTCTAAG GTATGCGAAGGCGTACGAGCGACCACGGGAAACACGAGACTGTCTACCACAACTTATAGAAGAATATATATTAGAGACTGAAAGGGGCCAAGGTCGAATATATCATATAAAGCTTTCGATTCTACAGAGACCTTCGAATTCTGAGTACCTTGGTGAGCTTTATGTAGATCGAGATCAtcgagaaggagaaaaaaatggatcgGCTTGTCG GTTCAGTCTTGGTACTAGAGCACAGGCAAATCATTATATACAGCAATTTACGGAAATATTTACAGAGGAAGGTAGGAAAAATGTGCGAATAAAACATGTTGTACCAGGGCAGCCCCCTCGTGTTACCTGTACTCCTGGAATGCAGCGTGCGCATCAACAG GCACAAGCACAAGCAGCTCAGATTGTAGCCCAGCAACTGCAACAAGCCCAATCGCAGCACGTCGCCCAGCAG ATCCTTACAAGAGCTCAAGGACAATTGAATACGTTAACAAGCCAAGTAGCTTCCATGAAAACTGCATCGGATGCATCGAGTTCCTGTCAAGCTAATTTGGCAAGCTTGGATCTATCGGTTGTTCCATCTACGGCAGAAGCAACAACATCTAATTCAATTCCAGCGATGAGTAACGGCATGCTACATAATACAGCTACTGTTCAAGTAGATGCTTCACCGATGCCGGGAGCCGACGTTAATTCCTGTAACGGTTCAGGAATCTTAGTGTTTCAGCAAAAGCCTGCCCCTTGTGTAAACAATATATCAGCTACGAATGTTCCTGTTCTG CAAGCCCAACTGCAAGCTGGTACCCAGGGTAACATTAGAGAGACTTCGAGTCAGAGTCAGGGAGAGACATCTTTCAAAAAGCACTCTACGAATCCTGCAATAAGTGCTCTTGTTACTTCTCTCATGAATTCAGCACAACAATTTCAGCAGCAAGCTGCAG CTAATGCAGCTGCTGCAGCCATGAACAATAGCGCGCAGGCTAGTACAAAATCGAATAACACTGCTATTCTTAGCTTACTGAACAGCAGTCCTGCCAATTTAACTCAGCAGAAGACTCAACCTCGAAGGATCTCCTTAAATGCTACTATACCACCTAGGGTGATCGGGCATGGCAATGTGATCACCGTTCCTAATACTACAGGCCAG ATAGCAAAACCTGTTACATTCCAGGTGAGGGTAAGTTTTGCCCCTGCTTTGACGGGGCAGCTAGCAGGAAAACAGGCTGTGCGATTGGCTAGGGTACAAGATCCTGCTTCCACGCTCGGACTTTCAATGCCCGGATTGTCTGCTTTGCTCGCTG GTACACCTTCGGCTGACAACCCGATTCCTGGAATTAATACAACTTCCTCTTTATTGGAGAGGCTAACAGCCTCCTCGAGTCAAAGTAGCCAACCATCTAGCCCTATGACTAGTCCACCAGCAACGAATGTGAATTTACAGGGAGTCAATCTCACTAGTCTACCCAATTCAATAAATGGTCTACAAAATGTTCAG GTCTCTTTTCCTGGCTTATCTCAACCAATAACGATGTCACTCAATGTTTCGGCAGCTACAGGATCAGTTACCCCGAGTGGAGTAATCGTATCTGTTCCAATATCATCTGGTACCAATACGTGCACGACTGTTTCCAGT ATGGTATCTGCAACTGTTGTAACTACTGCAGTGTCTGGGAGTAGTCCGACAGTAGTAATTGCTAACCCTGCCAATACTCATTTGTCATTACCAATTG CTCAAATCATACCATCAGGAGTAAAAGGCTTATCACAACAAAACATGCATAGTACTAATTCAGTTACTCTTTCACAg GGAGGACCGGCGATACAGCTTGTTGGATCTCAGAGGCAGCGGCTTAATCAAATCGCCCGTCACGTACAGCCAAATCAAGCTAAACCAACTATTATGCCGAGCCAGTTAGTAACTGTTGCAAAACCTGTACCAGCAAATCATCTGATTTTGTCTGGTAATAAACAGGTGTTAACTCCAATTGGAG GTAGCAAACCAGTGCTGATGGCGACTCAAGCTCCATCTTCCGCTAGGGTAGTATCTGCAAATAAGCAAACGTTGCTTACAAAGTCTTTGCACACACGACTATCTACAGGATCCACCAACCTGCAGTCTCAGAGCCTTGGCATTACAGGCTTATCGCAGCAACAG TTGCAGAGGACCCTTGTGAAGCCGGTCCAGCTGCAACAATTACAATGTTTAGCTGCTCAACATAAGGCAGTTGTAGTAGCTGGAAACTCGCCAAATAGGACGCAATTGCAACAACAGCGAAATAAATCTACTCCCGGGGAAGACTCTCTCTGA
- the LOC124307705 gene encoding transcription factor SPT20 homolog isoform X6, whose product MLVVKLSETGHTFDKNTLLSETQLMGYEQGELLSSIDNGQLPAILAEQLEGSHSHLFYDGCIIAEVRDYRKAFPHAKPEVHHVLLKPTTQSVLSDVSTLTSDGDWSHEERLVLESHLVAATQGPLCLDPSPAPSLATTRIRQSKALITDHQLMRQAKKFSQVTVNRKRKLEQLAQPEGLTIQDLMQKLRTKRGLSTTTACPSPSLINPPLLPPSTPIDVLRYAKAYERPRETRDCLPQLIEEYILETERGQGRIYHIKLSILQRPSNSEYLGELYVDRDHREGEKNGSACRFSLGTRAQANHYIQQFTEIFTEEGRKNVRIKHVVPGQPPRVTCTPGMQRAHQQAQAQAAQIVAQQLQQAQSQHVAQQILTRAQGQLNTLTSQVASMKTASDASSSCQANLASLDLSVVPSTAEATTSNSIPAMSNGMLHNTATVQVDASPMPGADVNSCNGSGILVFQQKPAPCVNNISATNVPVLQAQLQAGTQGNIRETSSQSQGETSFKKHSTNPAISALVTSLMNSAQQFQQQAAANAAAAAMNNSAQASTKSNNTAILSLLNSSPANLTQQKTQPRRISLNATIPPRVIGHGNVITVPNTTGQIAKPVTFQVRVSFAPALTGQLAGKQAVRLARVQDPASTLGLSMPGLSALLAGTPSADNPIPGINTTSSLLERLTASSSQSSQPSSPMTSPPATNVNLQGVNLTSLPNSINGLQNVQVSFPGLSQPITMSLNVSAATGSVTPSGVIVSVPISSGTNTCTTVSSMVSATVVTTAVSGSSPTVVIANPANTHLSLPIAQIIPSGVKGLSQQNMHSTNSVTLSQGGPAIQLVGSQRQRLNQIARHVQPNQAKPTIMPSQLVTVAKPVPANHLILSGNKQVLTPIGGSKPVLMATQAPSSARVVSANKQTLLTKSLHTRLSTGSTNLQSQSLGITGLSQQQLQRTLVKPVQLQQLQCLAAQHKAVVVAGNSPNRTQLQQQRNKSTPGEDSL is encoded by the exons ATGCTTGTCGTCAAGCTCAG TGAAACAGGACATACATTCGATAAAAACACATTATTATCTGAGACTCAGTTAATGGGGTATGAGCAAGGGGAACTATTATCCTCAATAGACAATGGACAATTGCCTGCGATCCTAGCTGAACAATTAGAAGGAAGTCATTCGCATTTATTTTACGATGGATGTATTATTGCCGAAGTACGAGATTACCGTAAAGCCTTTCCTCACGCCAAGCCTGAAGTACATCATGTTCTTCTCAAGCCTACAACACAA AGTGTACTCTCGGATGTCTCGACACTAACAAGCGATGGAGATTGGAGCCATGAAGAACGACTCGTCTTGGAGTCTCATCTGGTGGCTGCTACACAGGGACCGCTTTGCCTGGATCCCAGTCCAGCGCCTAGTTTGGCAACTACTCGGATACGTCAGTCGAAGGCCCTAATTACTGATCATCAGTTAATGCGGCAGGctaaaaagttttctcag GTTACAGTAAATCGAAAGAGAAAATTAGAACAGCTTGCACAGCCTGAGGGCTTGACAATTCAAGACTTGATGCAGAAATTACGTACAAAAAGGGGACTATCAACAACCACTGCCTGCCCGTCACCGTCTCTTATTAATCCTCCACTTCTTCCACCGAGCACACCGATTGATGTTCTAAG GTATGCGAAGGCGTACGAGCGACCACGGGAAACACGAGACTGTCTACCACAACTTATAGAAGAATATATATTAGAGACTGAAAGGGGCCAAGGTCGAATATATCATATAAAGCTTTCGATTCTACAGAGACCTTCGAATTCTGAGTACCTTGGTGAGCTTTATGTAGATCGAGATCAtcgagaaggagaaaaaaatggatcgGCTTGTCG GTTCAGTCTTGGTACTAGAGCACAGGCAAATCATTATATACAGCAATTTACGGAAATATTTACAGAGGAAGGTAGGAAAAATGTGCGAATAAAACATGTTGTACCAGGGCAGCCCCCTCGTGTTACCTGTACTCCTGGAATGCAGCGTGCGCATCAACAG GCACAAGCACAAGCAGCTCAGATTGTAGCCCAGCAACTGCAACAAGCCCAATCGCAGCACGTCGCCCAGCAG ATCCTTACAAGAGCTCAAGGACAATTGAATACGTTAACAAGCCAAGTAGCTTCCATGAAAACTGCATCGGATGCATCGAGTTCCTGTCAAGCTAATTTGGCAAGCTTGGATCTATCGGTTGTTCCATCTACGGCAGAAGCAACAACATCTAATTCAATTCCAGCGATGAGTAACGGCATGCTACATAATACAGCTACTGTTCAAGTAGATGCTTCACCGATGCCGGGAGCCGACGTTAATTCCTGTAACGGTTCAGGAATCTTAGTGTTTCAGCAAAAGCCTGCCCCTTGTGTAAACAATATATCAGCTACGAATGTTCCTGTTCTG CAAGCCCAACTGCAAGCTGGTACCCAGGGTAACATTAGAGAGACTTCGAGTCAGAGTCAGGGAGAGACATCTTTCAAAAAGCACTCTACGAATCCTGCAATAAGTGCTCTTGTTACTTCTCTCATGAATTCAGCACAACAATTTCAGCAGCAAGCTGCAG CTAATGCAGCTGCTGCAGCCATGAACAATAGCGCGCAGGCTAGTACAAAATCGAATAACACTGCTATTCTTAGCTTACTGAACAGCAGTCCTGCCAATTTAACTCAGCAGAAGACTCAACCTCGAAGGATCTCCTTAAATGCTACTATACCACCTAGGGTGATCGGGCATGGCAATGTGATCACCGTTCCTAATACTACAGGCCAG ATAGCAAAACCTGTTACATTCCAGGTGAGGGTAAGTTTTGCCCCTGCTTTGACGGGGCAGCTAGCAGGAAAACAGGCTGTGCGATTGGCTAGGGTACAAGATCCTGCTTCCACGCTCGGACTTTCAATGCCCGGATTGTCTGCTTTGCTCGCTG GTACACCTTCGGCTGACAACCCGATTCCTGGAATTAATACAACTTCCTCTTTATTGGAGAGGCTAACAGCCTCCTCGAGTCAAAGTAGCCAACCATCTAGCCCTATGACTAGTCCACCAGCAACGAATGTGAATTTACAGGGAGTCAATCTCACTAGTCTACCCAATTCAATAAATGGTCTACAAAATGTTCAG GTCTCTTTTCCTGGCTTATCTCAACCAATAACGATGTCACTCAATGTTTCGGCAGCTACAGGATCAGTTACCCCGAGTGGAGTAATCGTATCTGTTCCAATATCATCTGGTACCAATACGTGCACGACTGTTTCCAGT ATGGTATCTGCAACTGTTGTAACTACTGCAGTGTCTGGGAGTAGTCCGACAGTAGTAATTGCTAACCCTGCCAATACTCATTTGTCATTACCAATTG CTCAAATCATACCATCAGGAGTAAAAGGCTTATCACAACAAAACATGCATAGTACTAATTCAGTTACTCTTTCACAg GGAGGACCGGCGATACAGCTTGTTGGATCTCAGAGGCAGCGGCTTAATCAAATCGCCCGTCACGTACAGCCAAATCAAGCTAAACCAACTATTATGCCGAGCCAGTTAGTAACTGTTGCAAAACCTGTACCAGCAAATCATCTGATTTTGTCTGGTAATAAACAGGTGTTAACTCCAATTGGAG GTAGCAAACCAGTGCTGATGGCGACTCAAGCTCCATCTTCCGCTAGGGTAGTATCTGCAAATAAGCAAACGTTGCTTACAAAGTCTTTGCACACACGACTATCTACAGGATCCACCAACCTGCAGTCTCAGAGCCTTGGCATTACAGGCTTATCGCAGCAACAG TTGCAGAGGACCCTTGTGAAGCCGGTCCAGCTGCAACAATTACAATGTTTAGCTGCTCAACATAAGGCAGTTGTAGTAGCTGGAAACTCGCCAAATAGGACGCAATTGCAACAACAGCGAAATAAATCTACTCCCGGGGAAGACTCTCTCTGA